tgtacatttttttgttttttttccctttttttggctttcCTTCACCCATTCTCATATATGTTGATTTATCCCCCTATCCTTTTGTGCGCACCTGCCtgtggccaaaaaaattgcggcACGTACACGATGGGGCGATGgtgcgcacaaaaaaaaatatgcgatAAAAATTGGGTAGGACCACGGGTGTATCTCGTTTgggtaaaatatatattaaaagcgccccttcctttttgcaacCATTTtgggtacataaaaaaaagcgcgGCGTGAATACGTGTGCCACATGTATGCCTCCTGCGTGGAAAGGATGCATATgattatgcatatgtatatatatgcatgtatgtatgcatgtatgcgtTCGTACGTACGTACCTTATACATGTGCGTGCACCACTGCGTACACGTATAATAGGGGGGATAAGTTGCTGCGCGGGATGCGTGTACGTTTGGGGCGCACAAATACGCGTACATTCAGGCGACCTACGGTTTGATGCTACGGTTTGCTGCTACGGCTTGCTGCTACGGCTTAGCTGGATATGAATAAGCAAaagcatacatatgtacgtacggtatatatatgtgcgttTGCTAATGTAGGTGGATTCACTACCTGTTTGCTTTAACCAGGCGCATGCTTGCCGCACCGCCTTTGCTGTAATGCGTACGCAGTTTCGCCTGCTGAAGGAAAGAGGGTGACCTGCTGCCCCCCTTCAGGGAATGTAAACAAAATGCCTATTTCGCATGTGCGTGCATATTTATGCCACACGTATAAATATGagcacataaaaatggcactATTTTTAAGGGGCATAATTAAAGGGGCGTATAACGCGACTGCGCAATTGTAGGACAAAGTGAAATTTTCGCACGAACAGTTTTCCCCTCgcttgtttttattttttttaaagtaaaatgTACACTCCGTAAAAGAttcgcatttttattttccccccgttGGTATGTTTATACAAATTAATATGCAGTTATGcgttcattcttttttttttttcccttcccaaAATGCATATGATTTATCCATTTActcgaaaaaataatacctGTCATGCGGCTGGAAGTGCTATATTTTACACTATCAAACCATCACCACCACCCCTTCTACACCCATATTTGTTtaaaagggttaaaaaaaaaaaattgtgttccttttctttggtttttttttaaaagaaatgcaaaacgaatatatatacacctTCTGTTTTTCGGTCGAAATAGAAATTGCTTCATGTATGCTACGTTTTACACGAGTtatttgggatttttttttttttctgggggTACGAGCgaattccctttttgcttacTGACCCattatgtaataaaaagaacacgCCTGAGGTGAACGAATGCATGTCATACAGGCACACCCATAGTAAACACACACAAGCTACAAACGCGCGTAAGCACACAGGTAACATGGTTATGGAGGCTCAATTTTTCAGGGATGTACATTACGTACGATGTTATTTTGCCCATTGGGCGGCGTCACCAAATGTGTGTTGTTCTGGCTGCTGGGGTATGCGAAAGTGACGAGATCAGGTTGGCATACCATGTGGGTGATAACAAGGGGACGGGTTGGAATAACTGGATTGATGTGTGTGGTGGAAGCGCATTCCGCATACGTTCGTAGCTTAAGCGTATGTATTTGCAGATTGCACTATTTTATCACAACTGTTAACGCATTTCGAACCATCTGCGCGTACGTATGGGCGAAAGAGAATGGCACAATTTGCCAGAGCCGTTACTGCTTCTGAGTAAAAGGGGTATTCAAATGTGCTATCAAAGTGTGGGTAAAACTTTATGTAGGTTTtcaatccattttttcccctttattttttcttctttcaagTGCCACCCATTTGGAAGCACAAATCGTTGAAGGGAAAAGACGACCTAGTGGTCGAACGCAACAGTGCCCCTCGGCCCAtcacatgtgcatacgcaCATTTTATGCTGCGCATGGTGATTGCTCATGCGAATTGGTTCACCCATTTTATTTGGCCCACTcggtttccccatttgtgcttATGCCTGGTTGAGTGCATCTCAGCATATGTCGCTGTGCTTTCCAATGCACGTATCTACTCGCCGCCACTTTTTAacctcctttttaatttctctaCTTTGGCATTCTTTGCCAACCCGAACTGTCGTCGCGCATTAGCATAGGTGTGCatagaaagggaaaaagctAAAGCACAGCTACTCTGCGTGCTACACCATCAAGTTGGCAAGTGAAAATGTGCTTGTATACCATTCGATGCGCTTCGcgaaaatgcatttttttttatttcattttactttttttttttttttttgtttcgaGCTAATCCAGcttaaatgtgaaaaaaactgGGACGAACGAAACACATCACGCCGTTGGGGTTCAAACTGTGcttgcaaaaaggtgaagaattacaaggttattttttttctttttccttcgtgTGTTTAAACTGTTTTTAAGTGGATTTCTTTTCACCTACGCAGTGTGATGTGGTCTTCCGTGCGTGTATTGCATAGGTATGTGCACATGGGTAAAAGCTGCGCTTGTAGGAATTTTGTATGTATGCGCATATGTGCCTGCTCGGCACCCATGTACATATCCGTATTGAAGCCACTTGTACCATTTTACTCAGTGCATGCACATAGCATTTGAGATATCCCTTGACGCATCGAAATGgcacctttttcttcttcctaaACCTTGCCACTTttgaaagggggaaagggacccaaaaattgtgcataaaaatttttttaacttaaccgctttttttttttttttttattcttgtTGTTAAATCTTTAGAAAAGAAGTATTCAAATAGAGtagtatataaaatgtatatacttctcacatatttatttattcctcgctttcttttcttttatttttttttgtttcctcttcaatttatgtgcatatttacatGTAAGGGTTTAACCAAATGAAACATGTGTTAAAGTATAAGCGCGGCAAATGTTTTGAATTGTTTAGTTTtcacttttcttttcttttttttttttatccatgaTGATTTGTTTTAGTCTTTGCaatccttcatttttttttttcatttattttatatgaatgaaaaaaaaaaaaaaatatatttattccaACCGAACTGATAAACCTTCTTATgcgaataaaatatatcagaTTGTGAAATATGAAGAACCGCTTGAAGAGGTAATATGCTGAAAGGATTACAAATTCGTTAatgagtgttttttttttttttttcccccttttgttatGTTTTCCCTCCTTGTGTTGTTCCCATGGGGGGACGTTACTCTGTTCATTGTGAGACGTTAAGTAGAGGCAATTGGCCCCGAGGCAACTTCTTCCCGCACATGTGTTAATCAAAAGGGTGAAAGTACCAAATCGATGGAATTGCCactaacatttttatatgtttgcCTATACATGTGTAGAAAGTGtgttgtgtgttttttttttttttttttttttttttttttcagcccTCACGTACGTATACACACATGAGGGTATATGTGCGGCACAAGGTATTAATaacatttcccccctccctgtTTCACCCCTCACCGCAGGATATACATTTACATAAAGTCAAATTTGAACAATATATCGTCCATAGCAAGTATTATATGCCTCCTCGATTGTATTTTAATTCCGTTCATCACTGTTGTGATTTCTCTCTTTAATGTGGTCAACAGTCCTGAAAATGGCCACGCAGAAGTGGACGATCACCATCATTCCCACCACCATGGATGGCACGAAATAGTAGAGAAGGTACCCTCACGTGTGCAAGCtgcatgtgcacatttgcgcgaatgtgtacatgtgtcTACCCAATTGTGTAGCACCGCACATATGCGCGTTTTCCCCCCGTTTTTCAGGTTGCGCTGTATGTGATGACGCCGATAATTTCATTCACGACCATTTATAACTTCGTCCAGCTGAAAAACTTCCCCCTACTGCTCATCACCCTCGTGGGAATCACAATGTTTGTGCTGTCGCATGCGCATATTGAGTTCAGCAGCCCAAGTGTAAtgaatatatacaaaaaaatgcacatccCAATGGCAATATTAgcggcaatttttttagtaagCACAAATTATGCAGCGCACCAACTTTTAAAGTCGAAGAACTTACATCGATGTtgtaaacacaaaaaaataccgAATGAATTGGATGAGCAATCGTGTAAAGACCACCGTCATCATCACCAACACCATGATTTAGAAATGAATGAGGATAATTGTGATATGCATAATAACACATGCAACAATGGTAATGTTGCCAGtcttgaaaaatattacaatatTGGATTTCAGCAGCATAATGATCACGAATTAGTTAGATTTTTGTAAAGTGAAATGGTGTATAGGGAAAAAACCACATCGTTACAACGATATGCGTGTAATCTTTTGATGGTAATGCATAATAGGTTCAGACaagcgaaaataatttgagaagattattttttttttttaaaaaaaaattagctgtaaaataaatgatacaACAAGCATGTGCGAGAGCATACGTTTCCTTTTCAGTAAAATTTTGAACTtgcaattaatttttttttttttaaatataaaatgcttGACGCATTTTATTGTACAATAATTagttgtttttattttttacgtttcaGCTTGTATTGTTACTTCTGCGCCTGTGCTAAATGTGTGTCCATGTATGTACGTCTGTATACTTGTGAGTGGGTGTGTAAATACATTCATGGGTACACAGACATgcaggcagaaaaaaaaataaataaaataaaattaaaaggaagggaggaggaggagaggggGCCTTGGGGCCCCCACTAAATTACAcgccttcccccctttgtaCATTTccgtattttttaaagtaacTGCGAGAAATAtcgcgcttttttttttttttaccttttttttaaatacctACCGTTGTGTTGTTTTAATTGCATATtcgttgttttatttattctctattttttactttttattttttcatccttttttcatcCGTTTTTCATCCGTTTTTTATCCCATTTTCATCCGtttttcatacttttttcacacattttttttccacaattaTGTAACATTCACGATCCTTTTTCCACGCGAAGATAtcatcttaaaaaaaaaaaaaccacgtGTGTGTAAATGGGAACACgtgtacacatgcatatgtaatattaaacttttttaaatccttTTAACTATATTTGAGTGGAGTTTTgtaaacgtaaaaaaaaaaaaaagaggaattCTTCTTCTAAACGTTGAGACAGAGCGGCATAATCATAAGCTATACATTTTGAGCTACCAAATGGCAATACAGATGGGAGAGGGGCGaacgcagaaaaaaggggagcgcGCCTCTTTCGCTATGTTGTCTAACCAACTGCAAAGTTGAATATTTTAAGCGGAGGAAAGACATGTTAAATTTGTCTGCCGAATAAGTACTAAAATAGTGAGTCCCGCCTGAGGAGGCAGTATTTGTGTGCGCTCCCCGCAGAGGCACAACCGAACGGGCGAAGCGGACGGACGCCTAATGCCTCTACGTTGTGCATATGTCGCGACTACGCTGCGGCGAAATGGTTAAGACAAAACCAAGCTTCACAGAGTTACCCAAaacatattaaaaaggagaagcgcaACCTTCGTGTCAAACGCGATGAGATAGTTGTTCATCTCTAACAACGCTACGCGATACTACTCAACCATTTTTGCAATCCCCTCAATctcaaaaatatgaatcgGTAaggtaattatttaataactGTTATACGGATGGGCTTTTAAAGTTACAATCACGAATGTTAGttcaagaaaaaatgtatgttttacatggaggaggaagtaagaagaaaaaaaaaaggaatatacattaaaaagtgagaaaaggGCATAGAGACGGATGAATGGTCGGTCGTTTTAAAGCATAGGCGGTATAAACGTAAGAGTCAGGTGTTTCTGCAACGGCTTGGCAGCCGCTACAGGGGTATATGTGAGTGGGAGATGGGATAATACACTGATGGGCCGAGCGCTTACACAGCGGCATACGCAGATAGGCTATACACACAGGTGATGGAACATATAAAGATACAGAGGTGGGCTGGCGCCCCCTGCTGCTGAGCGGCGGGGCGCGGGAATGGAAAGCCAGGAAAGGGGAGCACCCCTCGATCCGCGTGTATAAACGTAAACACACAAGAGTATGCACACAGGAAAATCCACACAGACGTATGCACACAAGAAAATCCACACAATCGTGTGCGCACAAGAAAATCCACACAATGGTATACACAAGAGAGTACATACACACCCGCGCGCACACTTGCGATTGGCCTCGCTCGCTTCGCTCCTGCGCACGCCCCGCTTCAACGCTGGCGACAGTAGGTCTTCGTAATTGGCATtttaaagaggaaaaacatGAAGGATAAATAaagcatggaaaaaaaaatagcaaaacaAACAGAGTACAGATTGGGCACTTTCtgaataaaatcaaaaacTGTTAACATCAAGTTGGCAATAATTATCGAAATAACAATGACGAAAACAAATAATTTGGAATATTTTGTTAAGGCAAATTTTcctaacacatttttatgaatactAAATCGGTAGAGAGGGACAATGGCCAGAGGCAGCAGCAGGACTTGGATGACATTGATAAAGTTTGTCAGCTGGTCAATACTGTACTTATCGTATAGtagaaataaatacaaaatagagaaaaggaagaatcgGAAAGATAGTACTCGTAAAAaggtgttaatttttttatttaaaaatccTTCAAATACAGACTTGGATGCATATTCGCACATAAAGCTGGAGTTATTTCCACTACTTAGCAGACCAAAGGACCATATATACATGGAAATCTTCCCAAAagattttttcatcacttcGTATGCTGTGAAAAGGTTGTACGCATCTCTTCTATCGTGCGCATTAATATTAACCTCCGCAAAGGTTAGTACAATAATGCAGTTGGTGACACAGGAGAGAAACAGCGAACCAGCAGATTCGACGGTCCCCAATGTGTTGTATCTTTTTAACATTCTATCGTTAAATATTACAGCTTTCTTCTTGGATGTTAAATTtgtgtgtaaataaaatacatgTGCTGATATGATACTACCCAATAACGCCATGGCATCAAATCCTTTCCCCTCCGGAATTCGTGGGTACAAAATACCGTAAGCTACCTCTTTGTAGTTAATTGGGGTCATAAaaacgttaaaaatgaagcagaGAGCTAGCAATCCGATAAGCAAACTTAGGACATTTTCTAAAAGGTTAAGACTTTTATTCTCGAGGAAGCTATACACTAGTGCTTCTACTAGGGTATACAAAATGGCTACCTTCACAGATATcccaaaaattaaatgaatagCTACAAATGTACCTACAATGGCTTGTATGTGTGCACCCCATATGGCAATCTGCACACAAATGTACAATAGgtaggaatattttttatcaaattctTTGTAACATATGGATGCCAAATCTAACCCTGTCACGTGTCCCAGCTTCATAGATAATACTTGGAAAACAAAACCCAAGATATGACCATATGCCAAAATCCATAGTAAATGATATCCTGTATAATCCTTCACCAAATTATTAGTAGCATTATCAACAGGTGATCTAATTAACCCTACATTTAAATTACTGCACAAATTTCCTGGGTCCAAATATGCTATAGCTACGATCCATCCTGGGCCAAAATAGTTAAAGcacattttgatttttttaatgaaggagatatttttttcttcattaccTAATTCTTCCATATTGTCTGACAGATAAAATGAATTGTTGTACATTTCTTTATCGCCATCTTCTCCGTTGGCTAGCTGGTCATCCATTTTATCCTCCAacatgttattattatttttatgtttacttTTGGtcatctttttatttttgtagttATAGCTACAGtcctccattttggcttTTCCATTCTGCATTCCCATTTGTATCAATTCCTCCTCCTTGTATGTATCATTATTCCCTTCAATGTTCATGGTTGACTGCGTagagtttaatttttttatatacatactaTGTACCTTCTCTGTGTCCATGTCCACATTGGCCATGCTCGATTCTTCTTTAAAATTCGTTGAGGTGGCGTTACTATTCATGTTTGACTTgtcgttatttattttgcccATATTACatacatctttttttataaattttccGTCATAGGCATTGTCATGCTTGGATTGCTTTACTTCTCCTACGTCAGGTGCTACTGCCGCTTCTGCGGCTTCCCCCGCTTCGTTTTCTTCCTGATCAAATTTGCTCTTTGCGTTCATTCGGTAGCTGTATACGTTGGCTTGGTTTTCCTTGACGTTCCTCCGTTGGGCGTTCCCGATGTGATGAGAGTTTCCACTTTGGTGGGTCCTATTTCTGCCGCTATTCAGGTTAACCTCTCTGCTGTTGTTGCTGCCCTTCTTGCTTGCAACACTTGCGTTGCTGTTACCCTCGTGCGCGGGACTCATTTTTGTCGCTTGCTGAGTGGTCCTACAACGGATTGCAATTTATTCGATTGCGTCGTTCGGCTACACGTGTTTGGCTTGGCTACACTCGTTTGGCTTGGCTACACTCGTTTGGCTTGGCTACACGCGTTTGGTTTGGCTACACTCGTTTGGTTTGGCTATACTCGTTTGACTTGGCTACAAGCGCTGAGCTTGATGTAGTTCGATTCGCGTTTCTTCTCCGCTAGATCCACTGTTGTGCGTCTtcctatatatttcttcttccttggGATAGATAAAGAAGAAAGGCTGCATAAGGATTCCCGAGTGAAAAGGCTGCTTGCGTCAATCTTCCGGATAGGTTCTTCTACGAGTGAAATAACACACCAGCTTTGTAGGCAACCCAATCCAATCAGGCATTTACTCCGCAGGGGACTTCCCACGCACGCTCCTCAAATGGTATGCTGTGTCACCCTCTCCGCCGCTTCgctatatatgcacataacaagtatgtatatacatgcacgtTACGAAATGGCCATCCGGTTTTCCGTGCAGCTACACGCATGCAATCTGCCTTCCCGATTAACACTCGTTcaaactttaaaaaaaagcaatcaATTCTACAGTACACTTTGCACCACAACAGTGTTGcatgaaaaaagaagggagggaaaaaaaagaaaaaaaactctaaCAGTGTAGCTATACAGTGGAGGTTACActaatttattcatataatgGAAGATACAGGAGAGCGATACGCTGTTGCGACTAAGCGTCGTGGAAGTAATCAACAACTACGTAGTGTTCTCGTGTTAAATCAGAAGTCAAAAAGACCCATCAGGATAATCT
The sequence above is drawn from the Plasmodium cynomolgi strain B DNA, chromosome 10, whole genome shotgun sequence genome and encodes:
- a CDS encoding hypothetical protein (putative), producing the protein IYIYIKSNLNNISSIASIICLLDCILIPFITVVISLFNVVNSPENGHAEVDDHHHSHHHGWHEIVEKVALYVMTPIISFTTIYNFVQLKNFPLLLITLVGITMFVLSHAHIEFSSPSVMNIYKKMHIPMAILAAIFLVSTNYAAHQLLKSKNLHRCCKHKKIPNELDEQSCKDHRHHHQHHDLEMNEDNCDMHNNTCNNGNVASLEKYYNIGFQQHNDHELVRFL
- a CDS encoding metal transporter (putative), translated to MSPAHEGNSNASVASKKGSNNSREVNLNSGRNRTHQSGNSHHIGNAQRRNVKENQANVYSYRMNAKSKFDQEENEAGEAAEAAVAPDVGEVKQSKHDNAYDGKFIKKDVCNMGKINNDKSNMNSNATSTNFKEESSMANVDMDTEKVHSMYIKKLNSTQSTMNIEGNNDTYKEEELIQMGMQNGKAKMEDCSYNYKNKKMTKSKHKNNNNMLEDKMDDQLANGEDGDKEMYNNSFYLSDNMEELGNEEKNISFIKKIKMCFNYFGPGWIVAIAYLDPGNLCSNLNVGLIRSPVDNATNNLVKDYTGYHLLWILAYGHILGFVFQVLSMKLGHVTGLDLASICYKEFDKKYSYLLYICVQIAIWGAHIQAIVGTFVAIHLIFGISVKVAILYTLVEALVYSFLENKSLNLLENVLSLLIGLLALCFIFNVFMTPINYKEVAYGILYPRIPEGKGFDAMALLGSIISAHVFYLHTNLTSKKKAVIFNDRMLKRYNTLGTVESAGSLFLSCVTNCIIVLTFAEVNINAHDRRDAYNLFTAYEVMKKSFGKISMYIWSFGLLSSGNNSSFMCEYASKSVFEGFLNKKINTFLRVLSFRFFLFSILYLFLLYDKYSIDQLTNFINVIQVLLLPLAIVPLYRFSIHKNVLGKFALTKYSKLFVFVIVISIIIANLMLTVFDFIQKVPNLYS